From the Lathyrus oleraceus cultivar Zhongwan6 chromosome 4, CAAS_Psat_ZW6_1.0, whole genome shotgun sequence genome, one window contains:
- the LOC127075210 gene encoding AMP deaminase — MDPSSSTSLPQSLHLAMAALLGASFMAISAFYIHRRTVDHVLHRILEIRRAPPVSNTEEASSDEEENYDDDLSELDGEEMETVTDSRNYHGTLSRSVDENSMNLLRNYRVSSSMPDVVSATEWFRDHPTNRSSSHDNLNSVPIGLPSLRMSSKHDSAQISSSYKRIGSVGRIKTPISPGRNAFESAEDSDDDGTQLGDDSHLPFYPVTRDSSNSYGLNPTIPFRADDVNCAKNQIFGEVSKEAGAGADMNGGTKDSTAARAAGNDLVFVNNVLSARSAALEPLNIEEEEVCKMMRECLDLRKTYVYKENVPWKAEPIETKSDPFHFEPVEATGHHFRMEDGVVRVYASRTDTEELFPVASATNFFTDMDYILKVMSIGNVRSACYHRLRFLEEKFRLHLLLNADREFVAQKSAPHRDFYNIRKVDTHIHHSACMNQKHLLRFIKSKLRKEPDEVVIFRDGKYMTLKEVFESLDLTGYDLNVDLLDVHADKSTFHRFDKFNLKYNPCGQSRLREIFLKQDNLIQGRFLAEVTKQVLLDLEASKYQMAEYRISVYGRKQSEWDQLASWFVNNALYSKNAVWLIQLPRLYNIYRSMGIVTSFQNILDNVFIPLFEATVDPNSHPQLHLFLMQVVGFDLVDDESKPERRPTKHMPTPSEWTNEFNPAYSYYLYYCYANLYTLNKLRESKGMTIIKLRPHCGEAGDSDHLAAAFLLCHNISHGINLRKTPVLQYLYYLAQIGLAMSPLSNNSLFLDYHRNPLPMFFQRGLNVSLSTDDPLQIHLTKEPLLEEYSVAAKVWKLSACDLCEIARNSVYQSGFSHEAKLHWLGDKYFLRGSEGNDIHKTNVPSLRISFRYETWKDEMQYIYAGQATFPEDVDP; from the exons ATGGATCCTTCATCTTCCACATCACTGCCACAATCTCTCCACCTCGCCATGGCCGCGTTGCTCGGAGCCTCTTTCATGGCCATTTCCGCCTTTTACATCCACCGCCGTACCGTCGACCATGTCCTCCACCGTATCCTCGAAATCCGCCGCGCACCGCCTGTTTCCAACACCGAAGAAGCTTCCTCCGACGAAGAAGAGAACTACGACGATGATCTGAGCGAGTTAGACGGAGAGGAAATGGAAACGGTTACCGATTCGAGAAACTATCACGGAACGCTGTCGAGGTCCGTAGATGAGAACAGCATGAACTTGCTTCGAAACTATAGAGTTTCGTCTTCCATGCCGGACGTTGTTTCTGCAACCGAATGGTTCCGTGATCATCCTACGAACCGTTCGTCGTCTCATGATAATCTTAACTCTGTTCCGATTGGGCTTCCGTCTCTTCGAATGAGCTCGAAGCATG ATAGTGCTCAGATTTCGAGTTCTTATAAGAGGATAGGTTCTGTTGGTAGAATTAAGACTCCGATATCACCCGGACGCAATGCGTTTGAAAGTGCTGAGGATTCTGATGACGATGGAACACAGCTTGGTGATGATAGTCACCTTCCTTTCTACCCTGTGACTAGAGATTCTTCAAATTCTTAT GGACTTAATCCAACTATTCCTTTCAGAGCTGATGATGTGAATTGTGCAAAAAATCAGATTTTTGGAGAAGTTTCGAAAGAAGCAGGAGCTGGTGCAGATATGAATGGTGGAACGAAAGATTCAACTGCAGCACGTGCAGCTGGGAATGACCTTGTGTTTGTCAATAATGTCTTGTCTGCAAGAAGCGCAGCACTTG AGCCATTGAATATTGAAGAGGAGGAAGTTTGCAAGATGATGCGAGAATGCTTAGATTTGCGTAAGACATATGTATACAAGGAAAATGTTCCATGGAAGGCTGAACCTATCGAAACTAAGTCTGATCCATTTCACTTTGAACCAGTCGAAGCAACAGGA CACCACTTTAGGATGGAAGATGGAGTTGTACGTGTTTATGCAAGTCGAACTG ACACGGAAGAGCTATTCCCTGTTGCAAGCGCAACGAATTTTTTTACTGATATGGATTACATTCTTAAAGTTATGTCTATTGGGAATGTTCGCTCTGCATGCTACCACAGGCTACGATTTCTTGAGGAA AAATTCCGCCTTCATCTGTTACTGAATGCAGATAGGGAGTTTGTTGCCCAGAAAAGTGCTCCACACCGAGATTTCTACAATATCCGAAAAGTTGATACTCATATTCATCATTCTGCATGCATGAATCAGAAGCATCTCCTTCGCTTCATCAAGTCAAAATTAAGAAAAGAACCTGATGAG GTTGTTATATTTAGAGATGGAAAGTATATGACGCTTAAGGAGGTGTTTGAGAGTTTGGATTTGACTGG ATATGATCTGAATGTGGATTTGTTGGATGTCCATGCAGATAAGAGCACATTTCATAGATTTGACAAATTCAACCTAAAGTATAACCCTTGTGGACAGAGTAGACTTAGAGAGATATTTTTAAAGCAGGATAATCTTATCCAGG GAAGGTTTCTGGCTGAAGTTACAAAGCAAGTTTTGTTAGATCTTGAAGCGAGTAAATATCAG ATGGCCGAGTACAGGATCTCTGTTTATGGAAGAAAACAGAGTGAGTGGGATCAGCTGGCAAGTTGGTTTGTTAACAATGCTCTTTATAGTAAGAATGCCGTATGGCTAATCCAG TTACCACGGCTATATAATATCTACAGGAGTATGGGAATTGTTACCTCCTTTCAGAATATTCTGGATAATGTCTTCATTCCTCTTTTTGAAGCCACTGTAGATCCAAATTCTCATCCTCAATTACACTTGTTTTTGATGCAG GTGGTTGGATTTGATCTTGTAGACGACGAAAGCAAACCTGAAAGGCGTCCAACTAAGCACATGCCTACTCCATCTGAGTGGACCAACGAATTCAATCCAGCATACTCTTATTACCTATATTACTGCTATGCAAACTTGTACACACTCAACAAG CTTCGTGAATCTAAAGGAATGACGATAATAAAGTTGCGGCCTCATTGTGGAGAG GCAGGCGATAGTGATCATTTGGCTGCTGCCTTCCTCCTATGCCATAACATTTCTCATGGCATAAATCTACGGAAGACTCCTGTTTTGCAATATTTATATTACCTTGCGCAG ATTGGATTAGCTATGTCGCCGCTTAGCAATAATTCCCTTTTCTTGGACTATCACCGCAATCCTTTGCCCATGTTTTTCCAGCGAGGGCTGAATGTCTCTCTATCTACCGATGATCCTTTGCAAATTCATTTGACAAAAGAGCCATTGTTAGAAGAATATAGTGTTGCAGCAAAG GTATGGAAGCTCTCTGCTTGTGACCTGTGTGAGATAGCTAGAAATTCTGTTTACCAATCTGGATTTTCACATGAAGCCAAG TTACACTGGCTAGGGGATAAATATTTCTTGAGAGGTTCTGAAGGAAATGACATTCACAAGACAAATGTTCCCAGTTTGAGGATCTCTTTCCGATATGAG ACATGGAAGGATGAAATGCAATATATTTACGCTGGTCAAGCCACCTTTCCTGAAGATGTAGATCCATAA